One Cryptomeria japonica chromosome 9, Sugi_1.0, whole genome shotgun sequence genomic window carries:
- the LOC131068459 gene encoding pyridoxal reductase, chloroplastic gives MTASISTTYPHFLKNSFSVRRDASYTKYFTPQIFTNSVYVRKTTCTAAASSISASGSSPQVNQAIPTGQFNDGSSTRLSPILNGCWTLAGGHGRIVEEEIISVMETYASRGLNTFDTADIYGPSEEILGRFRNQWETNNKKNPQIPLPQVHIFTKYVPNIFQGTPNPSSVERRIRQSMEALGVEKLDLVQLHWWDYYIQGMLDTALALAELKERGLITSIGTTNMNTEALSKLVDAGVPVVCNQVQFSVLDPRPLAKMVPFCKEKDIKLLTYGSLAGGLLSDKYWGGGKKGMLAKMNLSKKVALNTSSLKMYWNIVKVAGGEFYWRKLLDVLAEISAKHSATISNVALKWVMQQGPVYPIVGIRNADHLDENLKVFGFELDESDLQKIEEVQRESSGPVGDCYDMERPD, from the coding sequence ATGACTGCATCCATATCCACAACATATCCCCATTTCTTGAAAAATTCATTTTCTGTAAGGAGAGATGCTTCTTACACTAAGTATTTCACCCCCCAAATCTTCACCAATTCAGTCTATGTCAGAAAAACAACCTGCACTGCAGCTGCATCATCAATATCAGCATCTGGGTCAAGCCCCCAAGTGAACCAAGCCATCCCAACAGGGCAATTCAATGATGGGTCCTCCACAAGATTATCACCTATTTTAAATGGGTGCTGGACATTGGCGGGAGGCCATGGAAGGATTGTGGAAGAAGAAATCATCTCTGTCATGGAGACGTATGCATCCAGAGGCCTCAATACATTTGACACTGCTGATATATATGGTCCAAGCGAAGAAATCCTAGGCAGGTTCAGGAATCAATGGGAGACAAACAACAAGAAAAACCCACAAATCCCACTTCCTCAGGTACATATATTCACAAAATATGTACCCAATATATTCCAAGGTACCCCCAACCCTTCGTCAGTAGAAAGAAGGATTAGACAGTCCATGGAGGCCCTGGGAGTGGAAAAACTAGACCTTGTGCAGCTACATTGGTGGGATTATTATATCCAAGGAATGCTAGATACCGCCCTTGCTCTAGCAGAGCTCAAGGAGAGAGGCCTGATTACAAGCATAGGCACAACTAACATGAATACAGAGGCCCTCTCTAAACTTGTGGATGCTGGTGTTCCTGTTGTCTGCAACCAGGTACAATTTTCTGTACTTGATCCCAGGCCTTTGGCAAAGATGGTCCCTTTCTGCAAGGAAAAGGACATTAAGTTGCTTACTTATGGTTCCCTTGCTGGAGGACTGCTTTCTGATAAGTATTGGGGTGGAGGGAAGAAGGGTATGCTTGCAAAGATGAATCTTTCCAAGAAAGTCGCTTTGAACACCTCCAGCTTGAAGATGTATTGGAACATTGTTAAGGTAGCGGGGGGTGAGTTTTATTGGAGAAAGTTGCTTGATGTGTTGGCAGAGATTTCTGCTAAGCACTCTGCAACTATATCTAATGTTGCCTTGAAGTGGGTTATGCAGCAAGGGCCTGTGTATCCTATTGTTGGCATTCGGAATGCTGATCATCTGGATGAGAATTTGAAGGTTTTTGGGTTTGAGTTAGACGAATCAGACCTGCAGAAGATAGAGGAGGTGCAGAGGGAAAGCAGTGGGCCTGTTGGTGACTGCTATGATATGGAGAGACCTGATTGA